The Helianthus annuus cultivar XRQ/B chromosome 16, HanXRQr2.0-SUNRISE, whole genome shotgun sequence genome includes a window with the following:
- the LOC110919848 gene encoding uncharacterized mitochondrial protein AtMg00860-like produces the protein MCIDYRRLNEATVKNSFPIPLIEELLDELGGASIFSKLDLSKDLEQHLIHLREVLELLRANQLYAKKSKCSFGGILVEYLGYIISNEGVSTDPKKITTIQEWPTPNNIKQLRGFLGLSGYYRRFIKSYRILAKPLTNLLKKDSFLWDEEAQKAFVLLKEALCSPPVLALPDYIKPFILETNASSKGIGAMLMQNSHPLAFISRALSPRQQALSVYEKELLAIIFAVKHW, from the exons atgtgtattgactatagGAGATTGAATGAAGCCACAGTCAAGAACAGTTTTCCTATTCCTTTAATAGAGGAATTGTTAGATGAGTTGGGAGGGGCCTCAATTTTCTCTAAGCTGGATCTAAG CAAGGATTTGGAACAACATCTTATTCATCTTAGAGAGGTTTTGGAACTGCTGAGAGCTAATCAGTTGTATGCTAAGAAAAGCAAATGTTCTTTTGGTGGGATTTTAGTAGAGTATTTGGGGTATATCATTTCTAATGAAGGGGTATCAACAGATCCTAAGAAGATAACAACTATACAGGAATGGCCTACTCCTAACAACATTAAACAACTAAGAGGGTTTTTAGGATTATCTGGgtactatagaaggtttattaaatCTTATCGGATCTTAGCCAAGCCTTTGACAAATCTGTTGAAAAAAGATAGTTTCTTGTGGGATGAAGAGGCTCAGAAAGCTTTTGTACTTTTGAAGGAAGCTTTATGCTCCCCACCAGTTTTGGCATTACCAGATTATATAAAGCCTTTTATTCTGGAGACAAATGCATCTTCAAAGGGAATAGGTGCAATGTTGATGCAAAATTCCCATCCTTTAGCCTTTATTAGTAGGGCTTTGTCACCAAGACAACAGGCCCTCTCTGTCTATGAAAAAGAATTATTGGCCATCATTTTTGCTGTTAAGCATTGGTAA